The nucleotide window CCTGGTGGGGGATTGGGGGGCGGGAGCCGCAATGGTGCCTGCCCGCGGAGCCGCCGGATCAAGCCGACTGGAGCGGCTTCGAGATCAGGACCTTCCGTTTTCCCGGCCATCCCCAGGAGACATCGGAAAACTCGGTGGACTTCGCCCACCTGCGCTACGTCCACGGCTACGACGACGTGAATCCCGCCCAGGAGGTGTCCGTGGACGGCCCTTTTCTCGAGTCTCGTTTCGATTTCAAGACGACTCGAACCATCGCCAAGGTGGCAACACTCACCCTGGACTTCTCGGTCAAAACTCGTGTCATCGGACTGGGCTATTCGTTCGTGGAAATGCGTGAGCACTCCATCGGGATGGATGGGCGCCTTTGGGTGTTGGCGACGCCGGTTGACGGCACGCTCATCGACCTGTCTCTGGTTTCGCAGGTGCGGGAGTTACGCAAGCCGGGGCGGAAGATCGTCGGCCTGGGGTTCCTCCCGGTGGGGTGGCGGGCCTGCCTCCTGAACAAGTTCATCGCGTCTATGCAACGGCACGATGTCCTGCAGGACGTGGTCATCTGGAGCCGCAAGCAATATCGAGCGCGCCCGCGCCTGTGCGCTTCCGACGGCAAGATCATGCCCTTCAGGCATTACTGCGCCCAGTTCTATCCCGATCCGCGCGAGTCCGACGAGCCCCTTCCCTGACTTCCGTGCCGGGAAAACCGGGTCATGTCTTCCGGTCGATGGCCATCAGCAGGGGCGGAAGGAACAGCAGATCGAGGACCAGCGCGAAGCCCAAGGTGAGCGCAACCAGGAGGCCGAGCATCCAACTGATGGCGAATCCCGACGTGGCGAACACCAGGAAGCCCAGCACCAGCATCATGGTCGTGGTGAAGCACGCGCCGCCCACCGAATTGAAGCTGTAGCGCACCGCCTCGGGCGAGGTAAGGCCCTCGCGACGCGCCTTCAGGTACTTGGCCATGATGTGAATCGTGTCGTCGACGACGGTGCCGAAGGCGATGGCGGTGACGAGGGACCCGGCCGGCCCCACCTCGCTGTACAGGTAGCCCCACACGCCGAAGGCCATGGCCGAGGGGATGAGGTTGGGCACGAGGCTGATGAGGCCGAAGCGCACGCTTCTGAAGATCGCGATCAGGATCAGCGAAATGACGATCATGCCGGTGACCGTCCCCCACAGCATGCTCAGGGTGTTCCGTATGGCCAGGTGGGCGAACACGAGGCTGTACCCCGATGCCTCGCTGGCAAGGTCGGGCGCGTTGGCGCGGAGCCAGTCCTGACCGCGAACTTCCAGCGCGCGCAGTTCTTCGGATTTCAGCCGGCGGAGCGTGACGGTCATGCGCGTCGCGGACTTGGCGACGTTGATGCGGTTGTTGAGGTCCATGCCGAAGGGAACCGATAGCTCGTACAGCAGCAGGTACTGCGCCGCAAGCTGGGAGTCTTCGGGCAGCCGGTAGAAGGCCGGGTCGTCGCCGTGCATGTTCTTGTTGAGGCGCTTCATGATGTCCGTAAACACCTGGACGTGCGCGACTTCCGGCTGGGCGCGGTACCATCCGGCGAAAGCGTCCACCTTGCGCAGATAGTCGGGATCGGTGATGCCGCCGTCGCGCCCGGCGTTCAGGCTGTACTCCAGCGTTTCCACGCCGGTCAGGTTCTCGATGACGAAGTCCGTATCGCGCCGGAACTCGTAACGCTTGTCCAAATGAGTGGTCCAGTTGTCCGTCAGCTCGACGCGCGGCACGCCCGCCACCAGGGCGACCGCCACGGCGGCCACGGACCAGAGCAGGAGCGTGCGGCGCGCCACCACGAAGGCGCCGAGGCGATCGAAGAAGGCGGAACCCCCGGCGCGTGCGGCGCGCGCCCGCAACGGCAGGACCGCGAGCAACGCCGGCAGCAGCGTCATGGAATACACGTAGGCGACCAGCATGCCGACGGCCACCAGGTTGCCGAGGATCCGGAACGGCGGCGAGTCCGAGGCGTTCATGCTGAGGAACCCGATCATCGTCGTGGCCGTCGTGAGGAACACCGGCCAGGCATTGTCCCGCAGCGATTCGGCGATGGCCGCGTCCCGGTCCAGACCCTGGCCCATGCCGGAGTTGGCGGTCCCGATGATGTGGACCGAGTCGCAGATGGCGAGGGTCATGATGATGAGAGGAATGCCGGAGTTGGCGGCGTTGAGCACCAGCCCGGTCCAGCCGATGACGCCCATGGTCGAGGCGACCACGAAAATGAGCAGGGTGA belongs to Deltaproteobacteria bacterium and includes:
- a CDS encoding MMPL family transporter, which gives rise to MTSLSPDRYAAFLLRYRWLVLLASVAVMLVMTAGVQFLNISNDWRDMLDEDNPQLVAFDALEDTYTATNAAVIAVAPKGGSVFTREALVAIEDLTEAAWEVPWSSRVDSLVNYNHSEAIEDDLNVERLVEDAASLSDEDLARIRKIALGEPSVAGRLVSRDGRVAGLVISFTLPEHSDAAEIQTYHYLRGLLAKAQAAHPDIAYHVTGNVFVNQVLTEAAQDDMGILAPAAFFVIVVVGAFLLRSLFGTLCIITLLIFVVASTMGVIGWTGLVLNAANSGIPLIIMTLAICDSVHIIGTANSGMGQGLDRDAAIAESLRDNAWPVFLTTATTMIGFLSMNASDSPPFRILGNLVAVGMLVAYVYSMTLLPALLAVLPLRARAARAGGSAFFDRLGAFVVARRTLLLWSVAAVAVALVAGVPRVELTDNWTTHLDKRYEFRRDTDFVIENLTGVETLEYSLNAGRDGGITDPDYLRKVDAFAGWYRAQPEVAHVQVFTDIMKRLNKNMHGDDPAFYRLPEDSQLAAQYLLLYELSVPFGMDLNNRINVAKSATRMTVTLRRLKSEELRALEVRGQDWLRANAPDLASEASGYSLVFAHLAIRNTLSMLWGTVTGMIVISLILIAIFRSVRFGLISLVPNLIPSAMAFGVWGYLYSEVGPAGSLVTAIAFGTVVDDTIHIMAKYLKARREGLTSPEAVRYSFNSVGGACFTTTMMLVLGFLVFATSGFAISWMLGLLVALTLGFALVLDLLFLPPLLMAIDRKT
- a CDS encoding Rieske 2Fe-2S domain-containing protein gives rise to the protein RVCVAESVCPHLGSDLGPAAGGCVRGGRLVCPFHGYEFDATGQCVATPFAPPPRTARLRVFATREVLGLIFAWWGIGGREPQWCLPAEPPDQADWSGFEIRTFRFPGHPQETSENSVDFAHLRYVHGYDDVNPAQEVSVDGPFLESRFDFKTTRTIAKVATLTLDFSVKTRVIGLGYSFVEMREHSIGMDGRLWVLATPVDGTLIDLSLVSQVRELRKPGRKIVGLGFLPVGWRACLLNKFIASMQRHDVLQDVVIWSRKQYRARPRLCASDGKIMPFRHYCAQFYPDPRESDEPLP